From the genome of Biomphalaria glabrata chromosome 1, xgBioGlab47.1, whole genome shotgun sequence, one region includes:
- the LOC106075040 gene encoding PAN2-PAN3 deadenylation complex catalytic subunit PAN2-like, whose translation MDYSGLSRFRPPHPQDTQNMPPPAHPNFPNPNMHRESLGPNNVFPNTAVPPRMPMGYPPISDAHIPSAFGMDQGMQVNYQSGSMQNTNLPPGYHSPMGNPMSHPPQNLHNFQNSNQRPNLSHHNFHQHPPQHQRNAYHNNPPQQHMNDFRQQHRYQRQHQQHGRQQHHNPIINEFHPHHQGLDFHSQHNNMAPDFHSLQQGQVVTDYHQQEYSHQDPILSHHHDYQHNSGQDLQGMMGTYVDHNSMGMQGLIGEHGMMNQLEGHMLGGGDAYSQHQMMQIYGDPSLQDLRDGDYIPVACQLMDKSANASITCVNFDGQQELLWAGNQRGYVASYYGTEFFKYSAFRVNLEEDVRMNLSFPQGVLSLTPSLLRGTLRRGLGVFTFKDPLLHDMTCMMMRGDTSVLIAGHHKQVLEVDIIQNCLSNVFEVKDSGIAIFRGTDRYVCGGDSTGKVTVYDSKTLRAEHTLEAHSSCLSDFDIHDNLLITCGFSNRMNTLTPDRLLMVYDMRVMRAMAPIQVSIDPTFLRFVPTIPNHLIVVSQMGSFQLVETITGGAPNTRLSYPVDTNGSLIVAFDVSQTYQALAFGDSSGHVHLYVSNPNCAFNPYSEPTEFPDQVESYEPIDINDKLAAYSAIPMPYPAQGPLVSDFPEHMLARTYRKPMPIDAEILRTMKVYQNIGYAPNPNKQKRNVIPYVLNDKANKDRNSSVPESPMGRGEDPFMTVPKRYQRVEIKYSKLGVEDFDFRHYNKTNLAGLEPHIPNAYCNSMLQVLYYIEPLRCALLGHVCNREFCLSCELGFLFHMLDLQKGNTCQATNFLRAFRTMPQVSALGLVLHDADESSGRVDFPRLIQSWQRFVLMQIHEEICVPVESSDNSSSDLKIESKKETEEKKLTQKNKKNNQKGSESVESKKDSSADKTEEAENCEESADEPQAPMTRSIIRDLLGINIRSTLQCKCGLTSERTVDGTHINLMYPECRPPGLPAPLFISFAEVVQHSMTAATNIQAWCSVCNRYQHHCQRKSIQNLPDILALNCHTENEKNLDFWHTQFQIIRQRHKETAPPMAYVKTSSQSSIKCRFGMACHRPDCRFQHDGPRQVDSEVKKKQSEEDDEFGPSWIPLGLKIVRKQDGSVEVTEISDEEPLPLQQEDDVRYYELYSVVSHVLSSSGGNLICCLKVGEKYHQRKERVTCTQWYLINDFCITPVEKDEAVDFKLDWNVPCIIHYTRRDYVQLHDLAVKPWSSPDVLFNDSALLNPERHKLTFLPLQQDELPKAGDIVALDAEFVSLKEEEAELRSDGTRSTLVPTQMSAARITCLRGSGPNKGEPFIDDYIVTQEQVVDYLTQYSGIKPGDLDPSVSTKYLTTLKATYLKLRYLIDSGVIFVGHGLKKDFRVINILVPKGQVMDTVDLFHLPKQRYISLKFLAWYYLKINIQSYTHDSVEDARTALQLYKEYQRLKDEGQDKVLAAIKDLYEAGRKISWVIPDVQEVAGEDIGEADFL comes from the exons ATGGATTACTCTGGGCTGTCAAGATTTAGACCACCACATCCTCAAGATACTCAAAATATGCCCCCACCAGCGCACCCAAATTTTCCTAATCCAAACATGCACAGAGAGTCGCTTGGCCCCAACAATGTATTTCCCAATACAGCAGTTCCACCTCGAATGCCTATGGGCTATCCACCAATAAGTGATGCACACATACCTTCAGCTTTTGGGATGGATCAAGGAATGCAAGTAAATTATCAGTCTGGATCAATGCAGAACACAAATCTACCACCTGGTTATCATTCACCTATGGGAAACCCAATGTCACACCCGCCTCAAAATTTACACAATTTTCAAAACTCAAATCAACGACCAAATTTATCACATCACAATTTTCACCAGCATCCGCCCCAGCACCAGCGTAATGCATATCATAATAATCCTCCACAGCAGCATATGAATGATTTCCGTCAGCAGCATCGCTACCAGCGTCAGCATCAGCAACATGGCAGACAGCAGCACCATAATCCAATAATTAATGAGTTTCACCCACACCACCAGGGACTAGATTTTCATTCTCAGCACAATAATATGGCTCCAGATTTCCACTCACTGCAACAGGGCCAGGTGGTGACTGATTATCACCAGCAGGAGTACTCCCACCAGGACCCAATCCTGTCACACCACCATGATTACCAACACAACAGTGGGCAAGATCTTCAGGGCATGATGGGCACTTATGTGGACCACAATAGTATGGGGATGCAAGGCCTTATTGGGGAGCATGGTATGATGAATCAACTTGAAGGGCACATGTTAGGTGGTGGTGATGCTTATTCTCAACATCAGATGATGCAGATATATGGGGATCCTTCTCTTCAAGACCTTAGGGATGGAGATTATAT CCCTGTTGCATGTCAACTTATGGATAAATCAGCTAATGCTAGTATTACATGTGTTAATTTTGATGGACAGCAGGAACTACTGTGGGCTGGAAACCAAAGG GGCTATGTGGCTTCCTATTATGGAACagagttttttaaatattcagcTTTTAGGGTGAATCTTGAAGAAGATGTTCGTATGAATCTTTCTTTTCCTCAAGGAGTTTTGTCTCTAACCCCTAGTCTGCTGCGAGGAACACTCAGACGTGGGCTTGGTGTATTTACTTTCAA AGATCCACTACTTCATGACATGACTTGCATGATGATGAGAGGAGACACATCTGTTCTCATTGCTGGTCACCACAAGCAAGTTCTTGAAGTGGATATCATTCAAAACTGTTTGAGTAATGTT TTTGAGGTAAAAGATTCTGGCATTGCAATCTTCAGAGGAACAGATCGTTATGTTTGCGGTGGAGATAGTACTGGAAAG GTGACAGTGTATGATTCCAAAACATTGAGAGCCGAACACACATTGGAAGCTCACAGCAGCTGTCTGTCTGACTTCGATATCCATGACAATTTACTCATTACTTGTGGATTTTCTAATcg CATGAACACCCTAACACCTGATCGTCTTCTCATGGTGTATGATATGAGAGTGATGCGGGCAATGGCACCAATACAAGTTTCCATTGACCCAACTTTTCTTAGATTTGTGCCAACTATACCTAATCACTTAATTGTTGTATCTCAA ATGGGCAGCTTTCAACTTGTTGAAACAATCACTGGTGGTGCTCCAAACACTCGTCTGTCATATCCTGTTGATACTAATGGCTCATTAATAGTAGCTTTTGATGTGTCACAGACCTATCAAGCTTTAGCATTTGGTGATAGCTCAG GACATGTACATTTGTATGTTTCAAATCCTAATTGTGCTTTCAACCCTTATTCGGAACCTACTGAATTTCCAGATCAA GTTGAATCTTATGAACCTATTGACATAAATGACAAACTGGCAGCTTATTCTGCCATTCCTATGCCATATCCTGCACAAGGTCCGCTTGTCTCAGATTTCCCCGAACATATGTTGGCAAGAACTTACag AAAACCCATGCCAATTGATGCTGAAATACTACGTACAATGAAGGTCTACCAAAATATTGGCTATGCACCCAACCCAAACAagcagaaaagaaatgtaatccCTTATGTCTTGAATGACAAAGCCAACAAAGATAGAAATTCTAGTGTTCCGGAGTCACCTATGGGCAGAG GTGAAGATCCTTTTATGACTGTCCCTAAGCGATATCAGAGAGTGGAAATTAAATACTCTAAACTCGGTGTAGAAGATTTTGATTTCAGACATTACAATAAAACCAACCTGGCTGGTTTAGAACCCCACATTCCTAATGCATATTGTAATTCAATGTTACAG GTTCTTTACTACATAGAACCTCTTCGTTGTGCCTTGTTGGGACATGTATGCAACAGAGAGTTCTGTCTATCCTGTGAGCTAGGCTTTCTTTTCCATATGCTGGATTTACAGAAAGGAAATACTTGCCAG GCTACCAATTTTCTTAGAGCTTTCAGAACTATGCCTCAAGTCTCAGCTTTAGGGCTTGTACTTCATGATGCTGATGAAAGTAGTGGTAGAGTTGATTTCCCACGACTCATTCAAAGTTGGCAAAGATTTGTCCTGATGCAGATTCATGAA GAAATATGTGTTCCTGTTGAGAGCTCAGACAACTCTTCTTCAGATTTGAAAATAGAatcaaagaaagaaacagaggaGAAAAAACTgacacagaaaaacaaaaagaacaaccAAAAAGGCTCAGAAAGCGTTGAATCAAAGAAAGATTCTTCTGCAGATAAAACTGAAGAGGC tgaGAATTGTGAAGAAAGTGCTGATGAACCCCAGGC ACCTATGACAAGATCAATTATTAGAGACTTGCTAGGCATCAACATTAGGTCAACTCTGCAATGCAAGTGTGGCTTGACAAGTGAACGAACTGTGGATGGCACTCACATCAATCTAATGTACCCAGAATGCAGGCCTCCTG GTCTACCTGCTCCATTGTTCATTAGTTTTGCAGAAGTAGTTCAGCATAGCATGACTGCTGCTACCAACATCCAGGCCTGGTGCTCAGTGTGCAACAGATACCAGCATCAT TGTCAAAGAAAAAGCATACAAAATCTTCCAGATATTTTAGCTCTTAATTGCCATACAGAGAATGAAAAAAACTTGGACTTTTGGCACACCCAGTTTCAG ATTATTCGCCAGCGTCATAAAGAAACAGCACCTCCAATGGCTTATGTAAAAACTTCCTCTCAGTCTTCAATCAAATGTAGATTTGGAATGGCTTGTCACAGACCTGACTGTCGTTTCCAACATGATGGCCCAAGGCA AGTTGACAGTGAAGTCAAGAAAAAGCAATCAGAAGAAGATGATGAGTTTGGACCTAGTTGGATTCCACTAGGATTAAAAATAGTCAGAAAGCAAGATGGTAGTGTTGAAGTGACAGAAATCTCTGACGAG GAGCCTCTGCCTTTACAGCAAGAAGATGATGTTAGATATTATGAACTGTACAGTGTAGTCAGCCATGTACTTAGTTCTTCAGGGGGCAATCTGATATGTTGCCTGAAAGTTGGAGAGAAGTACCATCAGCGCAAGGAGCGTGTCACTTGCACTCAGTGGTATCTCATCAATGACTTTTGCATTACACCTGTAGAAAAg GATGAAGCTGTTGACTTCAAGTTGGACTGGAATGTGCCATGTATTATTCACTACACCCGTAGGGACTATGTACAACTTCATGATCTTGCTG TGAAGCCTTGGTCTAGTCCTGATGTCTTATTTAATGATTCGGCTCTGCTGAACCCAGAACGTCACAAATTAACATTCCTGCCTCTGCAGCAAGatgaactacctaaagctggaGACATTGTCGCACTGGATGCTGAATTTGTTTCTCTTAAAGAG GAAGAAGCTGAATTGAGAAGTGATGGAACTCGATCAACACTGGTCCCTACTCAGATGTCTGCAGCAAGAATTACCTGTCTTAGAGG GAGTGGACCTAATAAAGGAGAACCTTTTATTGATGATTACATTGTAACACAAGAACAG gtgGTTGACTATCTGACACAGTATTCTGGAATAAAACCTGGCGATTTGGACCCCAGTGTGTCCACAAAATATCTAACAACTTTGAAGGCCACTTACCTCAAACTTCGCTACCTGATTGACAGTGGCGTAATATTTGTTGGTCATGGACTGAAGAAAGATTTTAGAGTCATCAATATCTTG gTTCCTAAAGGACAAGTTATGGATACTGTGGATTTGTTCCATCTCCCAAAGCAGCGTTACATTTCCTTGAAATTTCTGGCCTGGTACTACTTGA AGATTAACATTCAGTCTTACACCCATGATTCTGTGGAAGATGCACGGACAGCCTTACAGCTGTACAAGGAATATCAGCGTTTGAAAGATGAGGGTCAAGATAAG GTGCTTGCTGCCATCAAGGATCTTTATGAAGCAGGCAGAAAAATATCTTGGGTTATTCCAGATGTTCAAGAAGTAGCTGGGGAAGATATTGGAGAGGCAGATTTTCTTTAA